One part of the Paramormyrops kingsleyae isolate MSU_618 chromosome 2, PKINGS_0.4, whole genome shotgun sequence genome encodes these proteins:
- the LOC111858773 gene encoding serine/threonine-protein phosphatase 6 catalytic subunit isoform X2 encodes MTEPWMAHPLQRLCDYVCDLLLEESNVQPVSTPVTVCGDIHGQFYDLCELFRTGGQVPDTNYIFMGDFVDRGYYSLETFTYLLALKAKWPDRITLLRGNHESRQITQVYGFYDECQTKYGNANAWRYCTKVFDMLTVAALLDEQILCVHGGLSPDIKTLDQIRTIERNQEIPHKGAFCDLVWSDPEDVDTWAISPRGAGWLFGAKVTNEFVHINNLKLICRAHQLVHEGYKFMFDEKLVTVWSAPNYCYRCGNIASIMVFKDASTREPKLFRAVPDSERVIPPRTTTPYFL; translated from the exons ATGACTGAGCCCTGGATGGCCCATCCTTTGCAGAGACTCTGCGACTACGTGTGTGACCTTCTTCTGGAGGAGTCCAATGTGCAGCCCGTCTCCACTCCGGTCACAGTCTGTGGAGACATACATGGACAG TTTTATGACCTGTGTGAACTTTTCAGAACTGGGGGGCAGGTTCCAGACACAAACTATATTTTTATG GGTGACTTTGTTGACCGGGGATACTACAGTCTGGAAACCTTCACCTACCTGCTGGCGCTGAAAGCCAAGTGGCCCGACCGCATCACTCTGCTGCGGGGAAACCACGAGAGCCGGCAGATTACACAGGTCTACGGCTTCTACG ATGAGTGCCAAACCAAATATGGAAACGCAAATGCTTGGCGATACTGTACGAAAGTGTTTGACATGCTTACAGTGGCAGCC CTTCTGGACGAGCAGATCCTGTGTGTGCACGGTGGCCTGTCGCCCGACATCAAGACCCTGGATCAGATCCGTACTATTGAGCGCAACCAGGAGATCCCGCACAAAGGGGCCTTTTGCGATCTGGTGTGGTCAGACCCGGAGGATGTGGACACATGGGCTATTAGCCCAAGGGGAGCTGGTTGGCTCTTTGGAGCTAAGGTCACAAATGAG TTTGTCCACATCAACAACCTGAAGCTCATCTGCCGCGCCCACCAGCTCGTCCATGAGGGTTACAAGTTCATGTTTGACGAGAAGCTGGTGACGGTGTGGTCGGCGCCCAACTACTGCTACCGCTGCGGGAACATCGCCTCCATCATGGTGTTCAAGGACGCCAGCACGCGGGAGCCTAAGCTGTTCCGTGCCGTGCCGGACTCTGAGCGTGTCATCCCACCCAGGACGACGACACCATACTTCCTCTAA
- the LOC111858773 gene encoding serine/threonine-protein phosphatase 6 catalytic subunit isoform X1 — MAPLDLDKYVEIARECKYLPENDLKRLCDYVCDLLLEESNVQPVSTPVTVCGDIHGQFYDLCELFRTGGQVPDTNYIFMGDFVDRGYYSLETFTYLLALKAKWPDRITLLRGNHESRQITQVYGFYDECQTKYGNANAWRYCTKVFDMLTVAALLDEQILCVHGGLSPDIKTLDQIRTIERNQEIPHKGAFCDLVWSDPEDVDTWAISPRGAGWLFGAKVTNEFVHINNLKLICRAHQLVHEGYKFMFDEKLVTVWSAPNYCYRCGNIASIMVFKDASTREPKLFRAVPDSERVIPPRTTTPYFL, encoded by the exons ATGGCGCCGTTAGACTTGGATAAATACGTGGAGATAGCGAGGGAATGCAAATACCTACCCGAGAATGATTTAAAG AGACTCTGCGACTACGTGTGTGACCTTCTTCTGGAGGAGTCCAATGTGCAGCCCGTCTCCACTCCGGTCACAGTCTGTGGAGACATACATGGACAG TTTTATGACCTGTGTGAACTTTTCAGAACTGGGGGGCAGGTTCCAGACACAAACTATATTTTTATG GGTGACTTTGTTGACCGGGGATACTACAGTCTGGAAACCTTCACCTACCTGCTGGCGCTGAAAGCCAAGTGGCCCGACCGCATCACTCTGCTGCGGGGAAACCACGAGAGCCGGCAGATTACACAGGTCTACGGCTTCTACG ATGAGTGCCAAACCAAATATGGAAACGCAAATGCTTGGCGATACTGTACGAAAGTGTTTGACATGCTTACAGTGGCAGCC CTTCTGGACGAGCAGATCCTGTGTGTGCACGGTGGCCTGTCGCCCGACATCAAGACCCTGGATCAGATCCGTACTATTGAGCGCAACCAGGAGATCCCGCACAAAGGGGCCTTTTGCGATCTGGTGTGGTCAGACCCGGAGGATGTGGACACATGGGCTATTAGCCCAAGGGGAGCTGGTTGGCTCTTTGGAGCTAAGGTCACAAATGAG TTTGTCCACATCAACAACCTGAAGCTCATCTGCCGCGCCCACCAGCTCGTCCATGAGGGTTACAAGTTCATGTTTGACGAGAAGCTGGTGACGGTGTGGTCGGCGCCCAACTACTGCTACCGCTGCGGGAACATCGCCTCCATCATGGTGTTCAAGGACGCCAGCACGCGGGAGCCTAAGCTGTTCCGTGCCGTGCCGGACTCTGAGCGTGTCATCCCACCCAGGACGACGACACCATACTTCCTCTAA